From Cucumis melo cultivar AY chromosome 3, USDA_Cmelo_AY_1.0, whole genome shotgun sequence:
TCCTCCATTGGTTCAGCCTGAGCAGAGTCAGCAGACAACAGAAgcagaagatgaagatgatttcATGGTACCGGTATACAACCAATCGAGGATGGGTAAAAGTGGAGTTCAAAATAGTGACCACAAGGAAAAATTGTCTTCTCCTGGACCAAAACATTCTGATTGTTCTACAATTTTGCAAGCTGGTTATGAGAAAGGTCAAAATGATCTTGATCTTACATCCTCTAGTGCCCACTCGAGACAAGTAACAAATGGGAAGAAGGTGAATGAAAAAAGTGGGGTTCATCCTAGAAAGTCCACAACAAATTTATCAGACAGAGGAAATACTGATGGACTTCAGAAAGAAACCAATATATCTAAAGATAAAATATTTCAAGATAAATCCAATACCAGATTTGACAAATTGCAAGATAGCGGTGTTCGGCTACAGCGACATTCAAGATCCAATATTCAATTGGATGAGAGTGGATGTGTCGTTGATGTAATTGAGCCTACAAGATTTGGGGAGGTTGACAGTGTTCCCTGCTCAAGAGTGGACTCTCATTCTTCATTAAAGAATGAGAGCTTCAATGTTCCTGTTGACAATGTTGAGAATCATGTAGAAAGGACTTATAGTTCCATGCAGGTGGGAAATGCAGACAAAAGTGACATTGTCTCTGAGAATTCAATGGTTGACTCAATTTCTGGCTCGGAAATCTGTCCGGATGACGTTGTAGGAATAATAGGCCAAAAACATTTCTGGAAAGCCAGAAGAGCAATTATCAAGTAAGTTGCCTGCTATTGGAGGTGTCTTTTCTGTTTCACTGGGGTGATGCATCTGAATGTCATGCTTATTATATAACTGAtatagaaattgaaaataatttGAATCTGTGGAGAATTTAGATGATGATGTGGATTTCAAGTACCAACACTTCCTTCCAATGAACTTTTTCATTTCTGTCTAATTGCTTGTGATTTTTTGTGCTCACATCGTTCTTTCATTTAATTAAGTGCTCAAGTACTAAAGTTGGAAGTATAGAAGTAGATATATTTGAATGACGAATCACTCTATGCCCTAGTAAAGGTAAGAACTCATAATCTCAGGTACCCTTTTAAGTGAATCTTTGGCCTTCAATAATATTTTGACATGGCTACTGGATCGTCTTTTAGCAGGAACTATGCAATGTGCATACAGTTACTTTGTGCTGGGCAACCTCCGAGACAACTGATTATCTGATCATTCATTGTCCATTGGATTCTGCTTCGTGTAAATATATGACTGTCTCGGTTGGGTACTGCTCAGTCTCCTTTTTTCTGTAATCACGTGGAAAGTTTCCTTTGATGGCACTTGGGGGATGAGAGCAGAAATGAAGCATCCGAAGGATTTCAGGAGCATTCGTTGGAGGATATTTTGACAGTACAGAACTTCTTGAGATTTAGTAGAATCGATTTTATGGATGAAATTAGTGTTCTTTTTAGATCTTTCCCTTCTACAACTGAGTACACCACTTAAGAAGAGTATATTTGCTAGCTTTTCTTGTCTTACCATGCTTTTCAATCAAGGGGAAAAAAGAAAGGACTCTGTTTTACCAATGAATATCACATTTATTCTGGGCATTTCGTCTCCATTTTATTGATTTGCTTGCTGATGGGGCTAATTCATGAAGTCCTAGTTGACTGTTTGAGaacttttatttttctgttCATTGATCAcgtgttgatttttttttattttttttttgtgtgatGCATTAGGGCAGTTTTGGAGCATGTCTACCATTGGAAGAATTGGGAATgggaattttttatatttatctttatctactATTATTCATGAGCATTTGATTCCTTTAAGCATTTCGCATTTGTACTAAACATTAACTAGACCCCTGAAGAAAGTGATTCGACCCTTGTTCATTAAAAAGCATTGTATGTAAATCTCATATACTCCTCCTAGGTTTGGTTGCCTTCATTTATAGGGAGCATCATGGCTGTGATGGCAGCAAATTTAATTAGAGGGAGTTTTAAGGTTGTGATGACAATGGGAGGTTAGAGAATCTTGTGGTTGAATAGGCTACCTAGAATGTTGAAATCAGTTCAGGTCTTGTAGATAATACTGTATGCAGCAAGATTGTTAGACCCTAATAGAATATTTAAGGTTGTTTCCCGCAATCAGGCTAGTTGAGCTATTTTGCAAATGGAGTTCGGTGCTAAGGTTGTGACGTGCAGGCAACTACTTTAACAATGTGTTTATGAGCTGATTCTGTTTTCAATGCTATGAATTAATTGTTGTTATCAACTTCAAAATGTGTGGCGTTTGGTTTCACTTGTGATGTTGGGTGATTTACTCTTTGAACTTTTATTACTCTGCAGTCAACAGAGAGTGTTTGAGGTCCAAGTGTTCGAGTTGCATAGACTTATCAAGGTAAACTGATCTAGTTTCTTCAGATAGCAGCCTTTGTGCCCTGAGGTTCACATTATTGATTTACCTCTCTCTCTATGACCGATCTATGACGCAAACAGGTCCAACGGTTAATTGCTGGATCACCTCATCTATTACTTGAAGATGGTGTCTTTCTGGACAGTTCTTCTCCAAGCCCTCTTCCTGCAAAGAAACTTAGGTCAGACTACACTGTCAAATCACATGTGCAACTTCAGCCCAGTGATGACCCTAAGAAGCCAAAACACAATGTGGAATGTTCAGCGGAAAATGCTGTTGGGAAGACTTCTCTTCCTCTTGAGCCAATTAATTGCCAGCCTTCAACTAATGGGCCTTATTCAGTACAAAATCCACAACCAACTTCTGTTTCTTCTGATAATAAATTAAGCAGTTGGTACCAGACATCAGCACATCACTGGCTGGTCCCTGTAATGTCTCCTTCTGAAGGACTCATCTATAAGCCTTACCCTGGGCCTGGATTTATTTATGGAGGATGTGGACCTTATGGTCCAATGACCCCAATGATGAATCCATCCTATGGATTTCCAGCTTCTGTTCATCAAGGAATTGGAGCTCTTCCTAGCACTCCCATGGTTGGTGGTTCCTTCTTCCCCCCTTATGGCATGCCAGTCATGAACCCGGGTATGTCAGGTTTTGCTGTCGATCAAGTTAACTGGTACGCAGGAGATCCAAATCAATTATCGGGAGGTGTGGCCGCTTCCAATATACAGCATCAAACTTCATATGATGTTTCAACACAGAGAGATAGAGATGAAAATCAAACTGTTTCACGAACTGCCAAGTCTCAAGCACCCAAAAGGAGTGAAGTACAAGTAAGTACTGCAAGCAGTCCTGTATGTAGTCCTCCTAGCAAAGTGCAAGGAAATAAGGCCAATCGAACTGCTGAAAGCCACAACGTGCTTCCACTTTTCCCTTTAGCTCCGCCTCTTGTAGAGGAAGGTCCTCAACCTTCAGACTCTGACCAAACACGCGTGATTCGAGTTGTCCCACACAATAGAAGATCTGCAAACGAATCGGCTGCTCGAATTTTCCAATCTATTCAAAATGAGAGAAAACAGTATGACTCAATTTAGCGAGTTCCTTCTCCCCTTTTCCTTTCTCCATTACCTCAATTATCTTTGAATTGTCTCACTATGTTGtttattagtttattttacaCACTGCTTTTGGAGTATAATGTTTTGTTTACCTTCTCCCCCCTGTTCCCCTACCTCAGAACAGTTTATATTCATATGTAAATACATCTCTGGAGATTTACGTGTCAATGCCATGGGAATATGAGTGAAGTTATTACAGTGTGCTATATACACTTTTGGCATCTGGTTGTTGCTCTGTTAAGGAAATAACCACATCTGTCTCAGTCACATGCACGAATTCTATCCTAAATTGAGACTTCAAACCCAGTTTTCAGTGTTGTCATGGGAATTTGGACTTCAACTTAGACCttgaaagaaaattttgatGTGTAATGCTTAGGCGAATTGTTTGGGAATTCTCCTCTATGTCAATTTCGTGCTTCTTCGATACTTGGATGAGTTTATTAACAAGATACTAATTATTACTAAATAATTGAGAATAATGATTCAATATTAATTTATCTAATTTTTACATCATCTTCATCCATAAGCTCAAGCCTTATAAGTAGGTGGTCTTGGATGGTCCAAGAGAGATCTTATGTTATTTCTTTTctaattaatattgatttctattttttagttttttatatattttaagtCTACATGTAAGAAGAGAACTAGATGATATAATATTGAAATTTCTTTCAATCATATACTTAATTTTTTGGTAAATCAATGATTTAACATGGCTTAAAAATACAATGTAGTTTATGAATAAATTCTTGTTCATTTTGTTTTGGTCTATAACTTTTAAATATTATGTTTTAGGCAATCAGGCATGTATCAATTATAAGGTTCTTTCTTTCTAGATACTGGAGAAGTTTGCCTAGGAAGGAAGGCAACACTGTTGCAACTTGCAAGAATTGAAACAAAAGAAAGGACTTTCATCTTGATCGTACTATATTATTCATTTCATGAAGGACCCTAATGTACTTCATGGATATCCTATTTTTGTAAAACTCTCTTCAAGGACACCTCCAATTCTTACCAGGTCCTCCATAGTATAGCTCAGGGTCGTCTAAATATTCTCGGATAAAGTCAACATCGTAACAATCATATTCATCGGAGTAGTGCTCAACAAAATTAGGAAACTTCAAAATCATCGAGTTGTCTCGAACTCTTATCCGCtttacccaacccgaatcaccACTTATGTAGTCAGGAAACTTTCCATTGCCCATACCTGTTGCAGTATGAGGAGGTCCTCCTAACTTTGTGCTGTAAACTTCCCCTCCCCATTGTACTGTTTCTGCAGTATATTTTAGAGCTTTGAATAACTCAGAAGGCCAATAACCTATGTTAATGCTTTCACCATATTGTACCCACCAATTATTGGTCTCGAAATCCTGAAAGGAAAGAGGAAGAAGGAACAAAAATTGGAGAAGATGATAATATATGAGAAGAAGCATATAAATGGATTTGAAAAGGAAACTAAATCATTTCTTACTCTAAAAAGGAACATAGTTATTTCAAATGGAAGCTCAGCTGAAGTTGAGATTGGATAAATAGCAGAACCAAGAGCAATTTCGTTACTTGTTTGAACAAAACCAGGACAAGTTAGATCAAAGCAACCTGTTTTATGGGAAGCATCAATCTAATACCAccaaaagaaacaattttaagtTAGTTCTGTTTAGAGATAACATTCCTGTCTATCTGATGGCATTCAAGGGAAGGAGACAGTCTGTTGTCTGCATTAACTTACAGTCCAATACACGAACAGTCGAGTCTGTCGATCCCCGTAAACACCTGGATTTACCTGGAGGGTTCAAGATATGACGATATAAACATGTTAAAACCAGCGCAAATTGAAATGAGAGACAAATATGTGGTTGAGTATAAAGTGGTGCTTACTGCCCATCCGGATTCGATAGCCTCGTAGTTATAGTAAGGGCCGGTTAATAGAGCCACTTGGGAAGTACTGTATTCATCATCAAATTCGACGTTGGGGTTACATACTTTAATGTCTCCTTTGGCTCCATTGAAGTTGTTTCCAACAGCAAGCAGAATTGCCTTCTGTTTTGCACCATTGTCAAGTAGATGGTAAGATTGAGAAAGACAAACATGGaattcaaaggaaaaaagaaatgcTTGTTGGTCAAACCGAATGATTCTTTAATAGAAAGTGCGAACTTCGGCTGTTGGAAAGCTGAGCGATTTCGAGCAAAGGCGTCGGTCTCTTTTTTCCATAGCTATATACCGAATTAGCATGTTTTCGGATCCTTCGAATCGGTATTGTTTCTTTAGGACAACTACCACTGTTCCTCCATGGTTGTTTCACACCCATTGAATTCTTTTCCCCCATCCCTTCCTTTTCTGCTGTTGCTTTCTTTGAATGCTTATCCATGGTGGGATCATAAGTAGGTGCCATCTATGCCAAACCAATGGTGAATGGCTTAAAATAGCATAAAAATCTGCCTCTTTTTCAACTTGTAAACAAAATTTCAGTACCTGGATGGTGTGATTTCTGAGAGCAGGATGATCAAAAGCTGGCTGGTCGTAGATGCTAACACAATCAATAATGTCGCCATCTTCGCTCTACGAGCAACATAAAGAAAAATGCAGCTGAAGAGACATCGCTTGTTTATGTTATCTATAATTTTGGCCTAAGGTTTATAGGAGTATATTGCTTTCTAACTCTAGAGGTGTCTTGAAATCTGTAACATGATATTGCTTTCGAATGATAAACTAGTTTCTCATCTACTATGGTGGTAATAAATCTCTTCTTCGATTTCTCTACTCTttacgtaaaaaaaaaaaaaaaggagttaAAGTTGGTCTATCATGAAAATACTCAATGAGCAAAtgagaagaagaataagaaacTGAGGATGGTACCTGAATGCTTTTTGTTGCTTGCTTCCTAAGAGAGTTCATTTTCTTACTCTCGTGTTTAGAAAGTGAACCAACCTCCACAACTCCACAAACTATGACTGTCAATATCACAACCAACATTTTGAACATCAAACCATCGCCAATGATATTCTTCCCCATCGATAAACTCTCAACAAATCAAACTCTGAGTTTCTCTTGATGCCTTAAATCACAAACCCAATGGCTAAAAGTTATGCTTTTTGAATTGCTTAAGTTAACAAAACCAAAAGAACCAGAAAAAACAGTCATTGGATCAGAGATAATTTGGTGCAACACAACATAATTATTCTTCATGTAATAAAAGAATAACAATTTCCCttgaaattatatttttgaaaaaaaaaatctaaaaactaATTTATATCCTAAAAATATCTAAACTTCAAGATATTGAATTAAATTAcacaataattaataaaaaaatgtggaCAAATATGCCCTCACCGACCTTTTTCCAATTATCCAATATTTAAATACATAAATCCGATCGATTGGATTGTACTCCATCATGGTCGAAGTCGATTTGGACATTTACCCCAACATTTACGAAATCGAGTAAATCACACTAAAAACATGGAGATTGAGTATAGGGTAATTGGAGGGCAAAATGGAAATCTTGTAGACTTTAGCTTAGAAATCATTCAAACACAACATCATTACCAAAGTAGTTTGGAAATTGCAAACAGCAATGGAAGAagcattttttgttttgtatgtTATTGGCATGACATCTCTGCCTAAATTACATATTTTGCATGACTTAACTTCTGATCATCCATTTCCCATTAAACTTCAATAATCTCTTATATGGAATCTCAAACCACTTATTGTCATATACTTTTCAAATGAACTTAAATGGTTACAAGTTAGAACTTCAATAATCAACACCTAACGTCATAAGAATATTATTCCTAAGTTATAAGCAATCTTATGCTTAATTTGTTACCTAAtacaaatttgtttttaaaaatgttcACTTAACTCCACAaaaacttttcaaaaaaaataaccCCTTGCTCATAATTTACtccttaaatattttaataactCTTATTATTTTGTTACTTAATTTTTGTCCACTTAAagtttttatcattttaaatatttaatggCAAACTTTAATGATAATGGTTAAAACAGTTATTATTGTAAAATTTAGAGGCTAAAGTATACTTATTCATTTATATCAGCTTCTATTGATCATCTTTCTctaatcattttaaataattaataacaaattaacATTAATGACTAAATGATTTTTGTTTACAGAGATAATATAGTGAAAAAGTTTTCATTAATGTAATATTTACTTATgaatattttactttttcttctatttttaattttaccTATATCACCTTATGTTTGAAAGTGAAATGATAACAATAGTTAAGTTTAAagactattatattattcaaagTTCGACAAAATCTAATGACTAAACATTTTTCAATATTAGGgactaaaatataatttttggatcaaaattagagaaaattgttttgttttgttttatatatatatatatatttttttctcacTGTTTCACCTTTCATTGTCCCAAGCTAAAAGAGAAACCAATCCATTTTTTAGTTAACTTTTGaacacaaaaataaaaattgaaaattactAAGGACCAATTCTAAtggttatatatataatttgaataTACAAATGATATAATTTAACCCTAAATAATAGTTACTCCTAGACGTTGATATTGCAAAAGCCGACATGGGTGGGTGGTGTAGGTGCTTGGGATCCACGGCAGGTCCTTGTACAGCAAGCAATTGGATCAACAGAGAATTTCATCTTCTCATTCTTCATCTTTCACACtctataaataatttcaaattgtTCATAATCAATTTCCACAGAAACACCAACAGCGTACTATCTCATTCTCGAGTAGGGCTAAAGTTAGGGGATCTATTGAGATGAGTCTCTTCTCTCTAATTTTCCTTTTGTTGCCTTCTTGCCTCTCCTCATCACCAGTCTCCGCTGTCGGGAAGGAGACTCCGGTTAAGGAATTGGCGGCGCCGGCGGGGTGTAAGGAAGCTCCGATTGAAGTGGCCAATTCTCATGTTAATTCCTATCGTGCTCACTTGTACGGGCGATGACGATGGCCATTCGATCATTTGTGCGAGCTAGCTAGGGAGGATTGTTGTATAGTATTTGAAAATATATCATAGGTTTAAACCCTATTTTTCTCCTTTAAACATTGTAAAAATGATCAAGTTGTAAATTGACGTTTTATCATAGAACTAAGAAAAGTAATCTTCCTCGTGATTTTGATTGTCACAATGATTTTACACCATTTTCTCAATTCATTTGTTAGGTGTAATTCATCTAAATAAGATTTTTGTATGATTCAGTGAagtccttttttttattattcttctcaactatttctttttttttttttttttttttgtgtgagATTCATTTTGCAAATATTTATTCGTAATTTTGTATAGATTATTCTATACTTGTTTTTGtgcttaatttattttaaaagttcatttaattattggaagaaaaaaacaaaattaattttaaatttaaatttatttaattaagtaaTTTGATTATGTTTCTTCCAAAagatttatataataaattaggaagatttttttttttgttatttatcgatgtaattgatatgattaataatttagaactaataattcaaatataaaaatcacATCGTTTGATAAAGATCAAATTAAGTTCTTTTTCAAAAGTTAGAGAATCgaaataaacattttaaaaatctttttaatcaaaataaaaaataatacaaagTTTAGAATCAATattctctttttaattttaattttgtatgaTTAAAGGAAAACGTTGTCTTAAGAAAtatcattaaaaaattaatttatacaaatataaatatttgacATAGGAGAATTACACCCTACTAACTTGAGGTCAAAAAGTAAACAATAACTTAGCTCAACCTTTCTATGTAAGTACTTCTCGATTCAAATTTCTCAACCCTAAGCAGTACTAGAAAAAATTATacatctttattttatttaaagttaaaattagtttatgttattaaaatttatttcaaaCCAAATGACAAAAGCTATACTATTCATTTTAAAAGAACTATGCCCTTAAATTTAATCTGtcaaaattaaccaaataataacaataaatttccattaaaaaataaaaagaatgttACCAAGTTCTATAGCaaaaatgataatgaaaaaagttcaaaaaaatcAACACTAAAATAGCAAATCAGATATTTTagatttgtatttttaaaaaatgtatatatatatttaggaaAACTCCTTTCGGGCCATCCGTTTTATATAAAGAAGACCCGAGCCCATGGTCCGTCTTTTCAAAGACTAAAATCGAAAATTCCACGCACCGGAAATGTGATTATGCAAAACCGCTCAAAAAAATGGTGAACTTCTTGCTTAAGATCAAAGCGGAGCTCGAGAACCTCACGAATCTTCAGCCTCAAGATGGTTGCGACGACCCCAACTTCACTTACCTTTTCAAAGTAATCCTCTTAATATCATTCAATTCGGTTGAGTTCGTTTGATTCATCTCTTCGAGTGTTCTGCCTTCTTTTCCATTACATTTCTTCAatccttttttgaatttgtaACTTATTCACTAGAACTTGTCGAATTCATGGTTTATAATCTGCATAGCTGGAATTTTATATGTCTGCATGTTCCACTTTATCCTCCTCCTCTTTACTTGAAATGATATATTGTCGTTTTCGGAGTTTTATCCCTGGAATTGATCCGAGGACATCATGTTTGGTGATGATTCTTGGCTTCCTTCTCTCTCTAGCTGCTATTGGTTGGTTGTTACCGTATTTTCCTCCTTGATTGTGTTAATTGAGCTTGTCTGTCCATATTATTTGTGTGATATATTCCGTTTGAAGGTGAAATGCGGGAGATGCGGGGAGGTGAGCCAGAAAGAAACGTGTGTGACCTTGAGTGAAACTATTCCTCTCCAAGCGGGTAAAGGGACTACTAATCTCGTTCAAAAGGTAATTCTCTTTTAAAGATACTCATATTCTGGAAAGTATGTAGATCAGTTATTGACATAAAGTTGGTCGTTCCAGGTTGATGAGAAAATGAAGGGAAATAGTAGGAAATTTCTGGCTTCTATACATTTAAAAAAGTGTATATGAGACTGTGTGGTTGTGCCCTAGTAACCATTAGAAGTAGATTTTGATTTGAAATACGTTTTGTAATTCCACTTTAAAGTTATACAATGATATAAACTTCTTGTCAGATTGTGGTGACGCTTCATTTCAGTCAATTTCCAAAACAATGATACTAGTAGGATCCTACCCTTCCTGATAAGTTACTTGTATTCTTAACCTTTTAACACTCAAGGTTGGCTTGAGTGTAGTTCAACTAGTTAAGACATATGCCTCGACAAAGATTTCAGAGGTTCGAGTCCTCCACGCACACTTGTTgaacagaaaaaaagaaaaaaaaaaaagacattgaCACCCAAGATCACTAATTCTTAGTTCGATCACAATGGGTTGACCTAGTGTTTTGTAAGGTCCATGTAAATAATAAAAGGCTTGGAGAGAATGAGCTCTAGTTGGTCTCATGAGAATAGGCAGAGATGTGCACAAGTAGTTAGTCCTTGCCCGGCAATTACAGGTGGACcaaaaaaaaagactaataCTTAACTTAGCATTTGTTTCTTACTTAAGCTTCATCTATTccttattttaatttgattggtgtacatttttagaaaaataaagtaATGTAGTATGCTACTGCTGTTGTATTTGAAAACTTGGGTCAATGGTCAAACTGACATTAAGATATCAGTTTTTAAGTGATGTGGAAATTGAAAATGGTGATATGTTTTCCAATATCATTTGCCCGTAAAGTTATAACATTTTTCAGCATTTCGTGTTTGGTGTGAAATTTAGTTAAGAACTTGTGGCAATTTTAAGGAAATGGCtagaaaattaaatttgattagTTGTTCAAGATGATTGTCTTATATCAGATTATTCTTCATTTCAAATAGTAGGTTCAATCGTTTCCATTTGCACATAGTGATTACCTCCAAACTGAACTGCAATATTTATGCCCTTTATCTTGTAGTGCAAGTTCTGTGGTAGGGAAGGAACTATCACAATGATTCCCGGGCGAGGTAAACCATTGACTCAGGAAATAAGTGAGTCAGGGGATTTCTCTCCGTTGATGTTATTTGACTGCAGAGGTTATGAGCCTATCGGTTTTGTATTTGGACCTGGATGGAAAGTAGAATCTGTAAGTCCTCCGATTAATCTCCCATCTGACCAATGTAATGAACATGAAGTATTTAACACGGCCTACCTGTTTCTGAATTCCACAATCATGTATAACttcatttttttgaaatcaaACATATATAACTTGTTGATCATGCAGATTCACAACGTTTTGGCTTGAGGCTAGAACTTTTttcccttctctctctctctgtccttgaaaattataattttttgaaatataGGCATGCAAGTTTAATAACTTGataaaaaatgaagaatatGACATAGATACTAACTCTTTTATTTTAATCATGCTGGCATGTAGTTTGGTCCAACTTACTAATTATGAATATTGTTTGCCTATGTTCTTACAGATTTATTCCTAAAGTTGAGTTGCCTTGTTTTGTTTGCAGATAGAGGGGACTAAATTTGAGGATATTGACTTAAATGGAGGTGAGTTTGCAGAGTATGATGAGAAGGGAGAATGCCCTGTAATGATTTCCAATCTAGATGCCAAATTTGAGTTGTTAAAGTAGGAGATAATTATACGCAAATTATTATTATCTCCCCActgtaaaagaaaaattatcatATTTGAATGGCCCTCATCTATCTGTACTCTTCAtctttctgtttctttttttaaaataagaatgAAGTTTGAGGAGTTGGCATGAATGGTCATTATTTGCTTCCTTTTCTTGCCAgtacttttttctttctatctttctttttttcttttccaaccATGTATTGCCCAAAATTAGttgaatattttctttttcgaaTTCGAAATTCCAAAGATAAAATAGTCCAAACTTTACTGATCAAGCAAATCTTAAATTTGTATCATTAGATTATACAAAACCTCGCTCGAGATTTAATTACAATGCCAAAATGCCCTTAATTGGTCCACTTTGGTGGTATTGTAA
This genomic window contains:
- the LOC103487799 gene encoding protein EARLY FLOWERING 3 produces the protein MKRAKDDEKTMEPMFPRLHVNDTEKGWPRAPPRNKMALYEQFTVPSKRSSPGVLPLKTNISSKPVAIPSSSQGTGADGNLRLPLNLSSTTSTSQVGNSQALPSGEVNENPPLVQPEQSQQTTEAEDEDDFMVPVYNQSRMGKSGVQNSDHKEKLSSPGPKHSDCSTILQAGYEKGQNDLDLTSSSAHSRQVTNGKKVNEKSGVHPRKSTTNLSDRGNTDGLQKETNISKDKIFQDKSNTRFDKLQDSGVRLQRHSRSNIQLDESGCVVDVIEPTRFGEVDSVPCSRVDSHSSLKNESFNVPVDNVENHVERTYSSMQVGNADKSDIVSENSMVDSISGSEICPDDVVGIIGQKHFWKARRAIINQQRVFEVQVFELHRLIKVQRLIAGSPHLLLEDGVFLDSSSPSPLPAKKLRSDYTVKSHVQLQPSDDPKKPKHNVECSAENAVGKTSLPLEPINCQPSTNGPYSVQNPQPTSVSSDNKLSSWYQTSAHHWLVPVMSPSEGLIYKPYPGPGFIYGGCGPYGPMTPMMNPSYGFPASVHQGIGALPSTPMVGGSFFPPYGMPVMNPGMSGFAVDQVNWYAGDPNQLSGGVAASNIQHQTSYDVSTQRDRDENQTVSRTAKSQAPKRSEVQVSTASSPVCSPPSKVQGNKANRTAESHNVLPLFPLAPPLVEEGPQPSDSDQTRVIRVVPHNRRSANESAARIFQSIQNERKQYDSI
- the LOC103487797 gene encoding uncharacterized protein LOC103487797 isoform X2 is translated as MVNFLLKIKAELENLTNLQPQDGCDDPNFTYLFKVKCGRCGEVSQKETCVTLSETIPLQAGKGTTNLVQKCKFCGREGTITMIPGRGKPLTQEISESGDFSPLMLFDCRGYEPIGFVFGPGWKVESIEGTKFEDIDLNGGEFAEYDEKGECPVMISNLDAKFELLK
- the LOC103487798 gene encoding uncharacterized protein LOC103487798, with the protein product MGKNIIGDGLMFKMLVVILTVIVCGVVEVGSLSKHESKKMNSLRKQATKSIQSEDGDIIDCVSIYDQPAFDHPALRNHTIQMAPTYDPTMDKHSKKATAEKEGMGEKNSMGVKQPWRNSGSCPKETIPIRRIRKHANSVYSYGKKRPTPLLEIAQLSNSRSSHFLLKNHSKAILLAVGNNFNGAKGDIKVCNPNVEFDDEYSTSQVALLTGPYYNYEAIESGWAVNPGVYGDRQTRLFVYWTIDASHKTGCFDLTCPGFVQTSNEIALGSAIYPISTSAELPFEITMFLFRDFETNNWWVQYGESINIGYWPSELFKALKYTAETVQWGGEVYSTKLGGPPHTATGMGNGKFPDYISGDSGWVKRIRVRDNSMILKFPNFVEHYSDEYDCYDVDFIREYLDDPELYYGGPGKNWRCP
- the LOC103487797 gene encoding uncharacterized protein LOC103487797 isoform X1; its protein translation is MVNFLLKIKAELENLTNLQPQDGCDDPNFTYLFKVKCGRCGEVSQKETCVTLSETIPLQAGKGTTNLVQKCKFCGREGTITMIPGRGKPLTQEISESGDFSPLMLFDCRGYEPIGFVFGPGWKVESVSPPINLPSDQCNEHEVFNTAYLFLNSTIMYNFIFLKSNIYNLLIMQIHNVLA